The stretch of DNA TGGATATGTCAATTTAGACTTTGTAGGTGGTcttgataaacaaaaatttactaCAAGATATTTGTTCGTACTTACAAGAGGAACTGTAAGTTGGCTATTTAAATTACAGACTGTTGTAACTCTATTCACAACAAAGGCTGAATATATGGCAGCTACACAAGCATGCAAGGAACCTATTTGAATCCAAAGGTTGATGGAGGAATTCGGACACAAACAATAGAAGATTCCTATGTATTGTGACAGTTAGAGTGCCTTGCAGATTAcaaaaaatcctatctttcaTTTAAGGACAAAATATATTGGAGTACAATATCACTTTGTTTGGAAAGTAGTAGAAGAAGGAAGTGTGGATATACAAAAGatttatactaaaaataacCTAGCAGATGTCATAACAAATCCAATTAACACTAATAAATTTGAATGGTGCAAATCCTCCTATAGCCTATTGAGTACATGAACAACATAAAATCGTGAGACTTTTAATACCAAAATTAACTTTAACTGAgaggttgtaaaattagtaaagctattttgataaaaatctaaataaaatgaaaggacATAAACTTTCTTAACTTATataactataaaattttaatggtAGAAAATAGAGAAGACTTATTTACCTCTAATCGATGGATGGTTTACATTAAAGAAGTGCATCTATAAATTGagtctttttaattattttttttagaagtttTCTCTTATATTTAGAGAGGTGTATTCTCTTTTTATCAAGAGAGAATATTATTGTAATCTCCTTGTGATAAATAGAAGTTGTaattctcaaaaaaaattattttgtacaaatttctaattttcaatttctatattttgttgCGTCATTTGTTTGGTACCTAACAGAACTCTGATACTATGTTACAAAACTACTCATCCCAAAAATTTGAGctgatagaaaaaaataatatgaatagttatatatctaataaatacaaattatgtCAATAGACATCTTTTATAATCAATTATCTTTTTTGCTCCCaaattcttttctattctacCCTCCATTAgctttgtgaattttttttggcTTTAGTATGTAAATCATGGTTCTTATCACGATTTACTTGCGCTTTTTCAAACTAAACTTGTGATTTAATCAAGGTTTTGAAAACTGAATCGATCATCGAACTactttaattattgatttattagttTAACTGTAGTTCAACTGAAATAAcagttttataataaaataataaataattatgctAAGTGCATAGTAAATCCCGTCACaagagtaaaatatatattaaaaataaattaaactatatatgtatttgtatataaatatatggtagttaattttagtgtataaataatatttttgtaatataaaataatcaaattataataaaataatatataaaataataaaaagtacaaaaacataaatacagataattaaattatattcttattatattaatatcttAAATTATCATCTTTAGAATAAAATCTTTGTATTAGTGttacaattataaaattatttaaaatctttggccgtttataaaattttaattcaaattaaaattattaaacacTTGAGATTGGgttacgttttttttttttggacatggAGATTGGGCTACTTTAGTTAACTTGAGATTGGGTTGAAGAATACACCTGAAGTCCATCATGAGTAATCCAGCGTCTTCATTCTTCATAAGGGTAAGAAAATTGTTGGGTTTGAGCACAAATAGAGAGTAGCCCATATCTTCTAATATACCCCTAATTATCACTCATCACCCCCCACGAATCCCTTACATTCCAATCAGTAGGTAAGGATGATATTAATATCCTAAGCCATAAAGTGATAAATCATAAAACAGTAACAAGCTCCAGTGCTCCTTTTTGCACATCCATTCCCCTCTTTCTCTATCGTTCTGCTCGGctttccttcttcatttttcacttttctccTCTTTTACTGCGTTATTGCGTATATGGTTTTCTACATCTCTCtacgttcttttttttttttctggagGTGGTCCCAAGAGAATATAGCAATGGAATAGTGTTAGGTAGTCGAATTTGGCTCTGTATTTTGAAGGTGAGAGGGAaagttttttttccaaaaaccGGTCAGGTTCTGGTTCGATCCGGCTGACCAATTCCCGCCGGTTCAATGGTTCAGGAGCGGTTCTGCCCGGTGGTTTCAGACTGTAAACCAAACCGTATAAagatacatatatttttatatgtatcaAATTCGTGGATttgaaatttacatataaagATACAGGAGATGAATGTAACCAAATTTACTTCAAGGATctatgtaattttatatttttgttaattttatatttgaaaaaaatcctTTTCCTCCCTCGATGTGATGATGCTTGGCAAGGTCATATTCATCaattatttcaatttcatttcactTTCATTCTATTATTCATTTCTTTGTTGATTTCTCATCTCCATATATTGATACATACAACAGCAAGTGGAATTAGCGTTTACCTCATAAACATTTTGTTCTTCACACAAATGAGAGGGAGgtgttgtgttgtgttgtgCTACCTACCAATGAAGCCTGAAACTAGCAGCCTGCATAAGAGGGTGCGCAAAGTATGCTCCTAGTGTCATTGCAGTGATTGCTAAGTATGGCACCCGAATGAACTCCTTGTAGAAATCTTTTGGCAGCTTTTGCCGGCCATCGATAATTGCGGCGAAAGGGACAACACTTGTTCGACCCTTAACTAACTCAAAATCTTCCCCGTACCTTAAAGCCAGTCTCCTGTCTCCATTCCAAACACCAAATAGATGATGCGCAATTAAGCCTATTGAAGCTGCAATAGCCACAGAATTTCCGATCCAAATCGTGTGAGCTAGACACCACATAACCTGCCCAACCATCTAGAGCAAAACAAATCCTTCAATCAGAGAGCAAAATATGTTCAATCAAAGAGCATAATAAGTTGTGCATTAATAAATACAATAGACATACATTAAGAAAAATCATTTGATGGTATTTAAGTTATTATTCACAAAGATTATCAAATTCATCAGTCGTACCAAAACTATTTCCAACATTGGATTAATACCTGTGGGTGCCTTGTTATTCTTATGATCCCAGTTTCCCAGAGGTGTAATTTAGGCTTGTCAACTGCTGCAACCTCTAAAAGATTAAATGTCGAaggatagaaaaaaaagaaagagatgaaATTAGAGATCCACACAAGTTCATGAACCCCAGGAGCACTTTGGAGCTGCCATAGTTGAACTCCGTCATATCTGTGGTTAATGAAATACACCTGCATGATGATGCCAAACATGGCAGAATATGTTAGTTTGAAGAATCAACTTCCATTGTCACAATGAAATGTGATccaaaataaataatgcatTTGCTTGCATATGAGAGAGAACCAGACATGAGTTATTGGGTGGATTCATGAGAAAAGAGTAGTGACTACTCACAATGGTACTGAGAGCCAAAGGAAGCGATATCCCTGCGAAAAGAACACGGTATGCTCTTTCTCCAATAAGTTTCTCACCAGAGTCCCGGAGGGTAGCTAAGCCACTATGGACACATGCAAATATGAGAATTAGGATCAACATCACCACCTGCAGATTAACATGTCAAGGTTCCCTTACAAACCACAAGAAAGAGTGAAAGACTACTATTGCCGATTTTATAAGTGGTTAGGTCATGAACATCACACATTATCTTCTcatcaaacaaaaatattacaGTAACAATAAGAACAACCAAGCTCTTCCCCACTAATATG from Arachis duranensis cultivar V14167 chromosome 4, aradu.V14167.gnm2.J7QH, whole genome shotgun sequence encodes:
- the LOC107482417 gene encoding 15-cis-zeta-carotene isomerase, chloroplastic, coding for MASSLLLSTTTSFTSNHHSSPPLSTHPSNSISIRLNPKQTHRFQKCFLFHHFNSPRTIPFLLSSRRGFDVVRTSIRNADAETEQDSSRVGEDSAAFELGQQKLSSWVYFSVILGTVLFVLNVAWIDDSTGFGKAFVDAVSRVSDSHEVVMLILILIFACVHSGLATLRDSGEKLIGERAYRVLFAGISLPLALSTIVYFINHRYDGVQLWQLQSAPGVHELVWISNFISFFFFYPSTFNLLEVAAVDKPKLHLWETGIIRITRHPQMVGQVMWCLAHTIWIGNSVAIAASIGLIAHHLFGVWNGDRRLALRYGEDFELVKGRTSVVPFAAIIDGRQKLPKDFYKEFIRVPYLAITAMTLGAYFAHPLMQAASFRLHW